CAGTAAATAACACTTTGTGATAGATCCCCAGATCCCAAGCTTGACGTTGCAGCAAAATCGAATAAGCGTCGCCTGTACCAATAATCACTAGGCGCACTTGATCATTCATTGCCGCGATTATCTTGGGCATAGCATTAAGCAGGATGTAAATTCCTTTTTCATAGGTAATCCGTCCTACAAAGTAGATAATTGCTTCCTCTGGCTTGGCATATCGCGATCTCAGGTCTGCCAAATCATACTGATATTCCGCAGTGATATTTTGCCAACGCTCAACACTTAGCCCGTTATAAACCACATCAGTTTTTTCGACAGGACAATCGAACGCTCGCTGTAGTTCGCCGCGCATATACTCAGAACAGACGATTACTCGCTGGGAAGCCTGAGTTAAAAGAATTTCCCTATGGTGAATATATCTTTGGGTGTCATTGTGAATCCCATTACATCGTCCATATTCTGTAGCATGGATCGTGGTAACTAGCGGAATCTGAAATTCGTTAGTAATGGCGATCGCTGTTTCTTCAACCAACCAGTCATGGGCATGGAGTAAATCCATAGAATTAAATGCCAAAAACTCTCTCGCAAAGTTCAGCATATTTCTATTCATCTGCCCAACCCATTGAAAGAAGTCGTTATTAACTCCAACGGGAATACGGTATACATGAATGCCATCAAAGATCGCTTCTAATGGCTCATTTTCGACAGCGACAGTGATTAAATGCACCTCATGACCGCGTTTAACAATTTCAGGATATAGCTCAGCTACGTGGCGAGAAATTCCTCCAATTATGCGTGGTGGAAATTCCCAAGCTAGAGCGAGAATACGCATGATATTTAAGTGAAGTTTGTATTTAGTAAAAACGGATGGTTAAGAAAAGAATAATAACTGAGTAATTAAGCTTAACTAACTATAGCAATTATGTATGTATAGGAACGCAGATCAATAATTCTGATTATAAAAGTTGTTTTTTTTGAAAGCCCACCAACGGAGGGCTTTCAAAAAAATGATTTTGGTGTTTCCTGCGCCGAAGTTGCTATAAAAGCTAAAATCGGTTTCATATGGAGATCTCTTCATAATTACTGACAATACTTTGCTATTAAACAAACCACAATAATTTTCTTGGAACTGTTGCAGAGAAGCACTTTTAACAAAAATATTGGGTTTGTCTTCAACGTAACGCACTGTGATACTAAGAAATGGCTCAAGATATGTTAATCTCACAGCATAATTTGTGATACTTTTCATGACAACCGTGTGAATTGTGACAGGAGTCAGTTATGACAGAAAACAAAACTAAAGAAGTAATTGAGGGCGTTTCTAAGCAAGTTGGGCAGACTTGGACAAAAGTGCAGCCGCAGTTGCAAGCGCTACTACTTAAACTTGTTAAGAGTTTGTTGCCTGCATTGCGTAACCTACAAACAAAGCTCACCAAGTCAGATTTGATGGCAAAGGAAGGCGAAGACGCATCTGCCACAACCAGCACAGAAAAGCTTTCTAGCAACCCTACCCTCAACAAGGCTTTAGAGATAGGGAAAGTACTTTCATCTAAGGCGATCGCTACTTTAATCGTTGCCCTAACGAAACTTCAACAAAGTCTCGAAGGAGAAAGTACTTTAGATGCGACAGGTGAAGCGGCAGGCTTACTTAATGCATCAACTGAGGTGGATTCCCCACTAGTAGCCCAAGTTAAGCAAGAGTTTGGCATTGCTTGGAAATTTGTCAAAGAGCAAGTCACACCAAAAGTTTTGTCGTTTTTACAAATTTCTGTAGACAAACTTGATCCGATCGCCACAAATATTTGGCAAAAAGTTTCGACTAAAGCGGCAGCAACCCCTTCTTTGGTCAATTCTTGGGAAAAGCTCCAAGAAAACGATGCTTGGAAAAAGACTGTAACTGCAACAGCACCCATTTGGCGATCCATTAGTGGGATAGCGGTACAAGTTCCCCTCTCCGATGAGGTTAAACGCATTCTGGATAAGCGGGCTGGTACGGTGGCTTTGGTCACTTTGTTTTCCCTGTTGATCATTCTTAAGCCATCCCATGCTCTCAGTCAAAATGTTAAGAAGGTCGCAGATACCCCAGCACCGCTTAACAAACCAGTTAGCACTATTGCTAAGAAGCAACCACCATCTGTCAATAAAGATTTAGTAAAACCAGAACGTGGTGACGCTCCGCTAACATCTGAGCAAATTGCGATCGCCAAAATCCAAACTCAAGTTTCTGAAGTAGCCAAGCAGTATGGCGAATCTTTGTTTGGTTCGGTACAGACTGACTTTAAGCGTGGACGATTAGTTGTGGCGCTCAATGACGAATGGTACAAGCTAGAGCCAAGTCAGCAAACGCAATTGGTGACAGATTTACAAAATCGTTCTCAGTCGCTGAATTTCAAGAAATTATTCGTGGCTGATGCCGAAAATCATCTGATTGCACGTACCCCTGTCACTGGTAACGAAGTAGTTATTTTGAGGCAATAATATAAACGGCGCTTTGCGCCGTTTATATTATGAGTTTTTATGGCAGAAGTAAAAGATCAGAGACATCCTCAGTACACTAAAGATCGTCAAATCGTAAATGAACTATTGGCGCAAACTACGCCAAGTAATCGCAATTATGCCGAGTTAGCTCGTTTGAGCATTCGCTATAAAGGATTTGTAGGAGCGCGAGATATTCAGGCTGATTTACTCAAAGTTCTCCATAATTGGCAGTTAACTGAGGAAGAATTATTTGTCAAAACCCGACAGATCCATGCGATCGGCAAGGTCTATATGGCAAGGGACGAAGGACAAGACGACTGGGCTTAGCAGATGGCGTGCAAAGCGCACCATCTCCTTTTTTGCTAAGCCCAGCAAGGGTTTTACAGACGCAAAATGCAGCAGCCATTTTGCGTTTTAGCATTAAGCAAAACACAACGGGTATACTTGATAACATCAAGTCATCATAGGGCTTACAACCTTGTATGTAGCGTTTCCCATCCCAGTGAAGTATGGTCATATGTCCCTGCTATAGGAATCCTATACCTCTGAAATAGGATTCCTATAGCGTTTATCGGTCTGGTGAAGTACGGTTTTGTTTCCCCGCCGAAGGCGGGGAAACAAAATTTTGTGCCTCGCTTGCTTGAAAAACTCTATATACATTGAGAAAAAAGTTTAGTGATTGAAGTAACTAGACATAAGTAAACTAAAAATCTAGAAAGCTGCCCCGCCCGCGAAGAGTGTGGGACAGCTTCTGGTTTTAGGTTTTAATTATGGAGAGCTACTTATTTTCTTATAATTCGCTGTTAGGATGTTTTTATAAAGATTAAATGTTCAATTCTATAAATAGCCCGATCTCATTAAATAATTCGCAATCATCCCCTACTCAAGTCAAGGTTTTGATTGTAGATACTAGTGAACAAGATCGCTCTATTTATCGCCATTATATTCAGTCTGACGTTACCACTAACTATCAGATTTCAGAATCTGACAATATTAAAGAGGCTCTATCTCTTTGGCGATCGCACAATCCAGACATCATATTACTGGATTTTAATTTGCTGGACGGTAATGGAATCGATCTTTTAGAGATTATCAGCTCAGGAATTGTTGATCCCAAACTACCAGTAATTATGCTGGCTAGATATGAAGATGGTATTGCCGCAGCCAATGCGATTAAACTGGGGGCTGCCGACTACTTGCTCAAGGATGAGATAAGTGCCATATCGCTGCGTCGAGCTATGCATAGACTGCTGGATCGGTTTACTTTGTTTCTTAAACTTCAGCGATCGCAACAACAAGAAGCTTTAATCTCTGAAATTTCTTTACATGTTAGAAGCTCGTTGGAACTTGCTCAAATTTATAAAGCGATCGTGCTGGATGTCAAAGATTTTATCAAGGCTGATCGCACGGTGATTTATAAATTTAATCCAAATATGAATGGAACAATAGTCGCTGAAGCTGTTGATCCTCCTTGGGAGCCAAGTCTTCATGCCAATATACTTGACACTTGTTTTCGCGATAACTTGGGCTGTGCATACCGAAAGGGTAAAATTTTTGCTGCTAATGATATTTATCAAGCCAACTTAACTGATTGCCATATTCAACTACTAGAGAGCTTTCAAGTAAAAGCGAATTTAGTAGTTCCCATTCTTTTACCAGAAACCACACAGTATTTTGATATTGATGCTAGTAATTCTTCATCTCATTTGTGGGGACTATTAATTGTTCATCAATGTTCCACTACACGTAGTTGGGAAGATGTAGATTTACGACTACTTCAGCAATTATCAGTACAGTTAGCGATCGCTATTCAACAAGCAGAACTCTACCAAAATCTACAAAATCTCAACTCTTCTTTAGAAGACAAAGTACAAAAGCGGACTAACGAATTAAGACAGAATGAGCAATTGCTAAAGGTGTCTTTTGATAATGCGCCAATGGGGATGGCGACACTTAGTCTAGAAGGAAAATTTTTAACCGTTAATAAGGATATTTGTAAGACCTATGGCTATTCTTCTGAAGAATTACTTCAAATTTCATTTATTGATACCACTCACCCTAATTATATCGAATTAACCTTAGCCCATCTAAACAAACTATTGGTAGGAGAAACGGAAAGTACAGTTCTAGAAAAACAATACATCCGTAAAAATGGTGCAATAGTTGATGCAATTAGTCGTATCAGCTTAATTCGAGATATTGATAAACATCCTGTGCAGTTTGTCGTGAGTGTGGAGGATATCACCGAAAAAAAACAAAATGACGCGAAACTAGCTGCTGCTAAGGTCGCCGAAGCTTCTAACAAAGCTAAGAGTGAATTCCTTGCGGCAATGAGCCACGAGATCCGCACACCCATGAATGCCGTAATTGGGATGGCTGGATTATTAATCAATACACCTCTCTCCCCTCAGCAACACCAATTTGTTTCAGGAATTCGTCAAGGTGGTGAAGTACTGCTATCTGTGATTAATAAGATTCTGGACTTCTCTCAAATTGAATCGGGTACTATCGAACTAGAAGAACACCCCTTTGATTTAAGAACCTGTGTTGAAGAGATCCTCGATCTGATGTCATCTCATGCCGCTGCGAAATCTCTGGAGATTTCGGCTTTAATTGAAGTAGATGTACCGCAACGGATTATTAGTGACTCTACTTTTTTAAGACAGATTTTAGTAAATCTAATTGGTAATGCGATCAAATTTACAGAAAATGGGGAAGTCTCGATTATGGTGAGTTCGACTTTGATCGAGCCAGACTCCAATACCCATCAACTGAATTTTGCCGTACATGATACTGGTATTGGTATTGATCCAGAGTCGATCAAGCGATTGTTTAAGCCTTTTAGCCAAGCAGATAATTCAATTACAAGGCAATATGGTGGTACTGGCTTAGGTTTAGCAATTAGTAAACAACTTTGTAAACTTATGGGAGGTGAAATTCAAGTTGACAGCAAAGTAGGACAGGGGACAACTTTTAGCTTTTTTATCCGCACTCAAGCGATCGCTGTAGAAACTTTAGCGATCGCCCCAGAACTAAATCAAAAAAAAGTGTTGATCGTCAATAGCAATGCCACAATTCAACAAATAATTCGGGTTTATATTCAATCATGGGGTATGCTCGGACAACCTGCTTTCTCTGAAGTGGAAGCATTACAGTACTTAAGCTCATCAAAATATGATGCTATTTTAATTGATCGTCATCTCCGATCAATAGATCAATTAATTGATGGCTTAGATTTAGCTAGCAATATTCAAGATCTTTTCCCATCTTTACCAATTATTCTGCTGACTTCATTTACAGCTATTGATATTCCTAGTTCTATTCGTGTTGCTGGATATTTAACGAAGCCAATCACAATATCAAAGCTTTATCAAGTATTTTTAAACTTATTTTTAACAGACTCCCTTCAATCAATAAATCCCATTAATGCTTCCTATATAAATAGTAATTTTGCTAGTCTCTATCCTTTTCAAATCTTAATTGTTGAAGATAATATGGTAAATCAACAAATTCTTTTATTAATGCTAGAACGACTTGGTTATAAAGCAGATGCAGTAGCAAATGGTTTGGAGGCAGTTAATGCATTTGAAAGACAATCCTATGATTTAGTTTTTATGGATATACAAATGCCAATCATGGATGGGTTGATGGCTTGTCAGCATATTCGACGGAAGTCAAGGTGCAACCCTTGGGTAATTGGGCTTTCAGCAAATGCTTTTCGAGAATCTCGTGATAAGGCTCTATCGGCGGGAATGAATGATTATCTTACCAAACCTCTCCAAATTGAAAATTTAATGTCAGTTCTACAAGGAATTTCAGGCGATTTGCAATCAAGTACAACTCAGTATGATCAAACTAAAGCTGAGATGCCAGCTCGAAACCTAGAAACATTAACAGATAAATTACTTGATTCATCAAAGGTAAAATTTAGTGATGTTGAGCAACCTGTTATTACATTTAATACTGACTTACAATTAGCCACTTCTATTGCTGGGCTTGCTGTAATTAATGTGTCAACTCTAAATATGTTAGAAAAATGTATAAGCAAGCAGGCTCTTACTGAAATTATTAACTCCTACTTAACAGAATCAGGAGCATCGATCGCCAGAATGCGAAAAGCCTTAAACCAACTAGATTTTGCCGCAATCAGTTTTGAAAATCATTCACTTAGAGGCGGATGCGGTACATTAGGAGCCGATAGGCTCGTTGCAATTTGTAAAGAATTAAGCAATCTTTGCAAATCGATTAGTCATCCTAGGAAGGTTGAAACTTTAGATATGATACTTCAGAAGTTAGAGCTTGAGTTTGATAAAGTATCTCAATTTATGCAACAAAAAATCTCTTCTTAAGATGGCAACTAAATTAGTCAAACACTTAAAGTTGCGCCTCTCTGAGGCGCAACTTTAAGTGTTTAGATTTCCAAGTAATTGTGTCTAATCCTTCATTGTGAAAGGATTAGCAGTGTGGTTCTTTGCTCCGCACCGCTAGTCTTTTAGTTTTTATGTCTATTTTTAACGTGAGTTGATATAGCCATTTGCGGCGTGCTTCGCACGCCGCAAATGGCAAAAAATGGTAAGAATCGCTTAGCGATTCTTACCATTTTTTGCTTTCGTCGAACTGACGTTATTTTTAACGTCAGTTCGACGCAAATGGCTATATCGAACTCACGTTATTTTTAGAAGCCACCTGTATCAGGACAAATTAAAGCCCAAATAGTGTGAGGTGACGCTTTGCGCTACCTCACACTATTTGGGCTTTAATTTGTCCTAAGCAAAACTTGCATTGCTATACAACGCAAAGCGCTATATAGCGATGCAAGTTTTACTTGCCCAAAATAGTAATGGCGGCGCTAAGCGCCGCCATTACTATTTTGGTTTTTGATTTGCTCTAACTAACTCAAGCGTTGCTATAGTTATGGACAGAATCATAATATTTGTAAGATTATCAAAGGTCTCAACTTATGTCAGCCGCAACCAAAAAATATCGATTAATTACCCGTAGTGACTTCGACGGTGTCGTTAGTGCGGTATTGCTTAAAGAACTTGATATGATCGATGAGATTCTATTCGTCCATCCGAAAGATGTCCAAGATGGAAAAGTCGAGGTGTGCGATCGCGATATTTTGACTAACTTGCCATACATAGAAGGTGCATATTTAGTCTTTGATCACCATACAAGTGAAACGATGCGAATTTATGATACCCCTGAAAATCATATTATTGAAGGTGAAGCTCCATCGGCGGCAAGAGTTGTTTATAACTACTATGGTGGCAAATTAAAGTTTCCCCAGATCTCGCAAGCAATGATGCAAGCAGTGGACAAATGTGATTCAGCACAGTTTGATATAGATGACATTCTCCATCCTCAGGGATGGGTATTGTTGAGCTTTTTGATGGATTCGCGGACAGGTTTGGGGAGATTTCGTGAGTTTACGATTTCTAACTATGCCTTAATGATGGAATTGGTAGAAGGCTGTCGGGTCATGTCCATTGAGCAAATTATGGAACTTCCAAATGTTAAAGAAAGGGTAGAACTTTATTTTGTGCAGCAGGAGATATTTAAGAGGCAGATTCAGCACTGTGCAGAAGTCTATGACAAATTAGTTATAGTGAACTTGCAGAATGAAGAAACGATCTATGCTGGAAATCGTTTTATGGTATACGCTCTATACCCTGATTGCAATATTTCTATTCATCAGATGTGGGGAAGACAAAAACAGAATTGTGTTTTTGCAGTTGGTAAGTCAGTTCTCAATCGTACCTGTTCGATCAATATTGGTGAGTTGATGTTGAGGTATGAAGGTGGTGGACATGCTAATGCGGGTACTTGTCAGATTAATAACGAACAAGCGGAAGAAGTTAAACAGGAACTAATTGACGTTATTACCAGAAATAATGTGGCTCAGCCTATGACGTTTCTCGAATAGATTTTAAAGCGCTTTGCGCTTAAACCCAAACTAGGATATTTTTTGAAAGTTTTGCAAAGCAAAACTTTCAAAAAATATCCTAGTTTGATCAGCAATGGCTGTAAAAATTTACTGATTCACGAAATTTTGTAATTTGGAGCGAAGGATGGAGAGCGCATTGGCTCGATGGCTTATTTTGGCTTTAACTTCTGGTGGAATTTCGCCAAAGGTCTGCTGAAACTCTGGTATTAAGAAAATTGGATCATATCCAAATCCATGATTACCACGGGGAGCATTGGCGATCGCCCCTTTGCAATGACCTATTGCATCCGCCGCGATCGCACCATCGGGCGAGGCGATCGCGATCGCGCAAACAAATTGAGCTTCACGATTAGAGTGTTGACTAAGTTCAGATAAAACTCGATTAATGCGATCGCTATCTGTGTCAGCATACCTAGCTGAAAGTACCCCTGGAGCGCCATTAAGAGCCATTACTTCTAGTCCAGAGTCATCGGCGATCGCCCATTCGCCTGTCGCGATCGCCACTTGAGAAGCTTTGAGATGAGCGTTCTCAATAAAAGTTGTACCTGTTTCTTCGACATCAATACTGTCAGGTTTGAGAATCAGTGTTACGCCTAGGTCTGCTAAATAAGCACGAAATTCTTCTATTTTGCCCGCATTTCCGCTGGCAATTACTAATTTTTGCAGTTGAGTTGACATATCAGACATTTGTTAAACCATCATTGCTATGGGAATCATATATGATTCCCATAGTAAAACAGTTATAAATTCTCAGGATACAGTGTTTCAAAAAAACAAACAGTAATGGCGGCGCTCGCGCCGCCATTACTTATACGATGGATTTAATCCAAGGAAGAAATCAGACTGAAAGCGATCGCTAGTTTCGGAATAGACAAAAACTGCACCCCCAAGTCGATCAATTGCCTTTTGGATCTCGGTGGGTAGCACTGGTTGCGATGACTTGTCTTGACTGGGTGGAATATCAGAATTAGGTGCGAACAAGAGGAATCCCAAAGTCGCGACTTGTTTGGCGATCGCATTAGCATTGAGATAAAAATAGCCAAAGTTTGGTTGGGGCATATCAGCGATCGCATCGCGAAACATCTCTGATTCAGCCAAAGCAGGCTTGGGGATGGGAATAAAAGCTGATGCAGTATTTGCACCCAAGGTTAGCATTAAGGTCTGGCGATCGCGCCAGCCATAGGCAAAAATGCTTTGAGTTTTACCAGCTACTCGATTATCAGGAAACTCAAAGCTGGTTAGTAGAGTTGTACCCACCTGACGCTTTTTCAATTGGAGAATATTTTCATCCATCTCCGTAAATCCAGTAAAAAATTTGGCTAATTTGGCAAGAGTTGCATTAGCCGCTTCAGGATTGGATGTACGAATTAATGCTCCTATGGTCAAATCAACACCAATCTCTTTAAAAGGAGAGTGTTCGCTTGGAAACACAACAACTGCGTATTCTCCATCCATCCAAGAGATAATATCTTTCTCAATGTCGAGATCTAATCCAGAACCAGCAATCAAAGGAGTAAGCATTCGTAGTCCTTCGACAAAAATTTTGTAGGAAGGTAGCATTTTTGACTCTTCTACAAACCATTGCCATTGACGATTGAGATTACGGCTGGTGATTGCTCCATAGAGATTGGAGGGCAGATAAGACAGGAGTCGATCGCGAGTTTTGGTGTCTTTGGGTAAAGGCGATCGCACTTCTGAGAAATAACTATTACTCTGACTACGAATACCTTTGGGCGTTATCCATGTAAACAGATCAAAACTGCTGTACTGCCCCAACGTGTATTTTAAGCCTTGAATATATTCTGCTCGACTAAATCCTGGAATTTCCGAAGTCTCAGGTAGATCCACAGCCACAAGCTCAGAAATTTGCCCCAACTCTTTAAAATCACCGTAACCTGCAATCACAGATCGATTCCACAGAGGATTATTTAACGATCGCAAAAACAAAGGATGATTAGCAAGAGGTGCTACCTTCAGTTCAGAAGTTTCAACTGATGTATCAATTATTTTCTGGATTGCTTGGCGATTGGTAGAAATCACGGCTACTCCACTGGGCAACTTGGTGATCGCCAAGCGTTTTAAGCTGAAATCAGGAACGCTAGGTACAATTGGTTCTTCTTCAGAATCAGCATCTTCTTCTTGAGCATCTGTATCAGGCGAATTATCTTGTTTATTGCTTAACAAAGATTTTAGTGTGATTGCTGGTTTTTTCTGAGATAGAACTGGTTTCTTGTCTCCAATAGATTCTTCTTCGAGTTGCCATTCCAGAATCTTGACATTTTGATACAGAGTTTCTGTAGGTTTTGGCAAATCGAGACTTTTTAACTTATTCAGAAAAAGCTCAAATTTCTGTCCATCTGCAACTGGAGATAATGCTGTAAAAGTTAATTCCAGTTTGTCTTCGGTATTCGCCGAAAAGGCGATCGCCATTTCTTTACCCAGCCAAGGTTGGACATCTTTGGCTATGGAAATTTGGGGGGATTGACTGAAAAAGGTCAATAACTGATCAAGCGCAGAAATTGGATCGACAGTTTGAGATTTACTCACCACATTCCATGAGTCTGGATTCAGATCAACCACAACTAATCCGATGACATCTATGGGAAGCTGCTTAGCGAGATCTAGAGAACGTTGAGCAAATTGACTAGATGCAGAATTCTGAATATTTCCAGTAGCAATAGTACTTAGAAAGTTCGTTGATTTGGAACTAGTAACTGTATCGTTAATGGAATTAGCGATCGCAGGCAAAGCTGATGTACTGGCACTAATCGCCAAAATTGTGGCAAACAAACTCCTCATAGAAGCAACCCTCTTTAAAGTAAACGGTAAAATTTTGTTATGAGAATGGGCGGCGCAAAGTGCCGCCCATTCTCATTAAGATGATTAATTAATATTACAGCTAGCAATCTTCGCTAAGAGAGCAGCATACTGAGCCTGAAATTCTTTGGCTTTAGAATCCTTAGACTGATGCCATGATGCTAGCCAGAGTGGTGTAGGGAAATGTCCTTCAGGAGCGGTTTGAGTAGAACTGGCATTAGACGCAATCCAAGTTCCATTTTGTCGCCACCCAACGCAATCGCTAAAGACTTGCCAACCTTTCATCGCTTTATCTTCTTCGATCACCGCACCAAAAATTTTACTCACTTCATCGGCTGAAGTATTTTCCGAGGCAATGTTAGCCGCTTTGGTAGTTTGTGAGGGAGCTGTTTTAGGTGGTGAAGACTTACTGGTGACATTAGCGGGCAGCAATTGCAATAGCTGCGGTGATGCTTTAATTTGATCCGCTTTCTGTGCTAAAACTTGTTCCTGAGATTGCTTGATTTCTTTGATTAGAATCGGTGCGAGGGTGCGAAATTGATTGTTGGGATTGGTTACGGCTATGTTTACCGATTCCATCAACATCGACCAAGGTACTAGCCCAAAGCGATCGCCGATTTGCTGTAGCTGCATACAAATAGCCGCTAAATTTTGACGACTGCGAGGACTATCAGGTTGCTTAAACAACTCCAGCATATTTCGCAACTTGAGCGGTACTTCCGATTGAAATGCTGACAGCATTCCCCTTATGTCAATTTTAGGATCTGCCACCACCATTGTGGCTTCGGTGTCATTACCAGCAATTAAATTTTGCAGATGATTTTTGAGATTCGCAAAGATTTGATCAGACCCAGCCATAACTGTATCTACAGCATCTTTGGTCAAACCATAAGGGCTTTGCAAATGTTCTACAAGCTCTTGTAATTTGTCAAAAGCTTGTAAAAAAAGCGTCTGTAAATCTTGATCGACTTGAAAGTTAGTATTCTCTCGCATAACTTTAAAATAGTCTTCAAAGTTATGGGCAACATGTTGAATGCTACTAAACCCTAGCATGGCAGCTCCACCCTTAATTGAGTGGGCTGCTCGGAATATTTCATTTACCGCTTCAGAGTTACCCATCAGTGATTGCAAATTGAGCAGTCCTGATTCAATTGTTTGGAGATGTTCCTTAGCCTCCTCAATGAAGTAGCCTGTAATCTGCTTTTGCTTATCCTGATCCATGACACTAACCCCTTATGATTTGCCTTGTGAATTGATTGTGAAGTTGCTAAGTACCTATACAAATTACCCAAATCTTTAGCGTTGTAGCCC
This genomic stretch from Pseudanabaena galeata CCNP1313 harbors:
- a CDS encoding response regulator, coding for MFNSINSPISLNNSQSSPTQVKVLIVDTSEQDRSIYRHYIQSDVTTNYQISESDNIKEALSLWRSHNPDIILLDFNLLDGNGIDLLEIISSGIVDPKLPVIMLARYEDGIAAANAIKLGAADYLLKDEISAISLRRAMHRLLDRFTLFLKLQRSQQQEALISEISLHVRSSLELAQIYKAIVLDVKDFIKADRTVIYKFNPNMNGTIVAEAVDPPWEPSLHANILDTCFRDNLGCAYRKGKIFAANDIYQANLTDCHIQLLESFQVKANLVVPILLPETTQYFDIDASNSSSHLWGLLIVHQCSTTRSWEDVDLRLLQQLSVQLAIAIQQAELYQNLQNLNSSLEDKVQKRTNELRQNEQLLKVSFDNAPMGMATLSLEGKFLTVNKDICKTYGYSSEELLQISFIDTTHPNYIELTLAHLNKLLVGETESTVLEKQYIRKNGAIVDAISRISLIRDIDKHPVQFVVSVEDITEKKQNDAKLAAAKVAEASNKAKSEFLAAMSHEIRTPMNAVIGMAGLLINTPLSPQQHQFVSGIRQGGEVLLSVINKILDFSQIESGTIELEEHPFDLRTCVEEILDLMSSHAAAKSLEISALIEVDVPQRIISDSTFLRQILVNLIGNAIKFTENGEVSIMVSSTLIEPDSNTHQLNFAVHDTGIGIDPESIKRLFKPFSQADNSITRQYGGTGLGLAISKQLCKLMGGEIQVDSKVGQGTTFSFFIRTQAIAVETLAIAPELNQKKVLIVNSNATIQQIIRVYIQSWGMLGQPAFSEVEALQYLSSSKYDAILIDRHLRSIDQLIDGLDLASNIQDLFPSLPIILLTSFTAIDIPSSIRVAGYLTKPITISKLYQVFLNLFLTDSLQSINPINASYINSNFASLYPFQILIVEDNMVNQQILLLMLERLGYKADAVANGLEAVNAFERQSYDLVFMDIQMPIMDGLMACQHIRRKSRCNPWVIGLSANAFRESRDKALSAGMNDYLTKPLQIENLMSVLQGISGDLQSSTTQYDQTKAEMPARNLETLTDKLLDSSKVKFSDVEQPVITFNTDLQLATSIAGLAVINVSTLNMLEKCISKQALTEIINSYLTESGASIARMRKALNQLDFAAISFENHSLRGGCGTLGADRLVAICKELSNLCKSISHPRKVETLDMILQKLELEFDKVSQFMQQKISS
- the rdgB gene encoding RdgB/HAM1 family non-canonical purine NTP pyrophosphatase, with amino-acid sequence MSDMSTQLQKLVIASGNAGKIEEFRAYLADLGVTLILKPDSIDVEETGTTFIENAHLKASQVAIATGEWAIADDSGLEVMALNGAPGVLSARYADTDSDRINRVLSELSQHSNREAQFVCAIAIASPDGAIAADAIGHCKGAIANAPRGNHGFGYDPIFLIPEFQQTFGEIPPEVKAKISHRANALSILRSKLQNFVNQ
- a CDS encoding exopolyphosphatase: MSAATKKYRLITRSDFDGVVSAVLLKELDMIDEILFVHPKDVQDGKVEVCDRDILTNLPYIEGAYLVFDHHTSETMRIYDTPENHIIEGEAPSAARVVYNYYGGKLKFPQISQAMMQAVDKCDSAQFDIDDILHPQGWVLLSFLMDSRTGLGRFREFTISNYALMMELVEGCRVMSIEQIMELPNVKERVELYFVQQEIFKRQIQHCAEVYDKLVIVNLQNEETIYAGNRFMVYALYPDCNISIHQMWGRQKQNCVFAVGKSVLNRTCSINIGELMLRYEGGGHANAGTCQINNEQAEEVKQELIDVITRNNVAQPMTFLE
- a CDS encoding DUF3288 family protein, whose protein sequence is MAEVKDQRHPQYTKDRQIVNELLAQTTPSNRNYAELARLSIRYKGFVGARDIQADLLKVLHNWQLTEEELFVKTRQIHAIGKVYMARDEGQDDWA
- a CDS encoding glycosyltransferase family 4 protein is translated as MRILALAWEFPPRIIGGISRHVAELYPEIVKRGHEVHLITVAVENEPLEAIFDGIHVYRIPVGVNNDFFQWVGQMNRNMLNFAREFLAFNSMDLLHAHDWLVEETAIAITNEFQIPLVTTIHATEYGRCNGIHNDTQRYIHHREILLTQASQRVIVCSEYMRGELQRAFDCPVEKTDVVYNGLSVERWQNITAEYQYDLADLRSRYAKPEEAIIYFVGRITYEKGIYILLNAMPKIIAAMNDQVRLVIIGTGDAYSILLQRQAWDLGIYHKVLFTGFMADSDFWKFQKVANCAVFPSLYEPFGIVALESFAAKIPLVVSDTGGLPEVVRHKITGLVTRVNDADSLADGIIEVLQNPEYAQTLVHNAQSELRERFAWEKLAEQTEAVFFKVKEN
- a CDS encoding DUF3352 domain-containing protein, giving the protein MRSLFATILAISASTSALPAIANSINDTVTSSKSTNFLSTIATGNIQNSASSQFAQRSLDLAKQLPIDVIGLVVVDLNPDSWNVVSKSQTVDPISALDQLLTFFSQSPQISIAKDVQPWLGKEMAIAFSANTEDKLELTFTALSPVADGQKFELFLNKLKSLDLPKPTETLYQNVKILEWQLEEESIGDKKPVLSQKKPAITLKSLLSNKQDNSPDTDAQEEDADSEEEPIVPSVPDFSLKRLAITKLPSGVAVISTNRQAIQKIIDTSVETSELKVAPLANHPLFLRSLNNPLWNRSVIAGYGDFKELGQISELVAVDLPETSEIPGFSRAEYIQGLKYTLGQYSSFDLFTWITPKGIRSQSNSYFSEVRSPLPKDTKTRDRLLSYLPSNLYGAITSRNLNRQWQWFVEESKMLPSYKIFVEGLRMLTPLIAGSGLDLDIEKDIISWMDGEYAVVVFPSEHSPFKEIGVDLTIGALIRTSNPEAANATLAKLAKFFTGFTEMDENILQLKKRQVGTTLLTSFEFPDNRVAGKTQSIFAYGWRDRQTLMLTLGANTASAFIPIPKPALAESEMFRDAIADMPQPNFGYFYLNANAIAKQVATLGFLLFAPNSDIPPSQDKSSQPVLPTEIQKAIDRLGGAVFVYSETSDRFQSDFFLGLNPSYK